Proteins encoded in a region of the Salmo trutta chromosome 34, fSalTru1.1, whole genome shotgun sequence genome:
- the LOC115173787 gene encoding peptide-N(4)-(N-acetyl-beta-glucosaminyl)asparagine amidase-like, whose product MFAHMTVVALTVFALTVFAFTIVVLDDSAAAAEFVFVPSGRVFHLRYNSTKDHYCRVSSDNEDIQGQDCVEESVFRKLKNDWQMVYLARTEGSSSGNIRWKLDCAPVGMKIKTVSVRTCSQTFHCGTGRWGLQSGQNTTSFSGGGWRCILFRVFLDPWSWSWRRS is encoded by the exons ATGTTTGCACACATGACTGTAGTTGCTTTGACTGTATTCGCTTTGACTGTATTTGCTTTCACTATAGTTGTTTTGGATGACAGT gcTGCTGCAGCAGAGTTTGTGTTTGTTCCGAGTGGGAGAGTATTTCATCTGCGGTACAACTCCACCAAGGATCACTACTGCAGGGTGTCCAGTGACAATGAGGACATCCAGGGACAAGACTGTGTGGAGGAAAGTGTGTTCAGGAAGCTGAAGAATGACTGGCAGATG GTGTATCTAGCTCGTACAGAGGGCTCATCATCAGGGAACATCAGATGGAAATTGGACTGTGCTCCTGTAGGGATGAAGATAAAGACGGTCTCAGTCAGAACATGCAGCCAGACCTTTCACTGTGGAACCGGCCGCTGGGGTCTGCAGTCTGGACAGAACACAACATCGTTCTCAGGAGGTGGAT GGAGATGCATTCTGTTCCGGGTCTTTCTTGATCCTTGGAGCTGGTCATGGAGGCGGAGCTAG